A DNA window from Bacteroides cellulosilyticus contains the following coding sequences:
- a CDS encoding hydroxymyristoyl-ACP dehydratase, translating into MAELLSNFYKVTHSEHINETDWVVQVMLNPQHAIYNGHFPQQPVVPGVCMLQIIKECIEKIQQAPLQYKQIASCKFLSVINPNETPELKLSLTIKNNETDTFQILAEGASSKDICIKLKAQLIVK; encoded by the coding sequence ATGGCTGAACTTCTTTCCAATTTCTATAAAGTCACGCACTCTGAGCATATCAATGAAACAGACTGGGTAGTGCAAGTCATGCTCAACCCACAACATGCTATTTATAACGGACACTTTCCACAACAGCCCGTAGTTCCGGGCGTTTGTATGCTGCAAATAATAAAGGAGTGCATAGAGAAAATACAGCAAGCTCCCCTACAATACAAGCAAATAGCCTCATGCAAGTTTCTTTCTGTTATTAATCCGAATGAAACACCGGAATTAAAGCTCTCATTGACTATCAAGAATAACGAAACGGATACATTCCAGATTCTGGCTGAAGGAGCATCCTCAAAAGATATCTGTATCAAATTAAAAGCACAACTAATCGTCAAATAA
- a CDS encoding outer membrane lipoprotein carrier protein LolA, translated as MRTILIILSIILGISYTHAQTMKKLIHTQDFENRLAKEAQAMQSIESDFTQVKYLDILDEKVTSKGKFYYQKSGKIRMEYAQPVNYLIVINDSRLKIVSDGKKSVMSLTANKMMNQMQDMLTACMIGDLSKMSSDYKLEYFENDSYYIVKIKPVNKAIQAYISEIEIYLDKKDMSVYKLRLSETATNYTEYEFYNKRFNALKDETKFSIR; from the coding sequence ATGAGAACCATACTAATAATATTATCAATCATATTGGGTATTTCCTATACCCATGCCCAGACAATGAAGAAGCTAATCCATACCCAGGATTTTGAAAACCGTCTGGCAAAGGAAGCACAAGCCATGCAGTCCATTGAAAGTGACTTTACACAAGTGAAGTACCTGGATATTCTGGATGAGAAGGTAACCTCCAAAGGAAAATTCTATTATCAAAAGAGTGGCAAAATACGTATGGAATACGCCCAACCCGTCAACTACCTAATAGTGATAAACGACTCCCGGCTTAAAATTGTATCGGACGGTAAAAAGAGCGTTATGAGCCTAACCGCCAATAAGATGATGAATCAAATGCAAGATATGCTCACAGCTTGCATGATAGGCGATCTCTCAAAAATGTCTTCCGATTACAAACTGGAATATTTTGAAAATGATTCCTATTATATAGTGAAGATTAAGCCGGTCAATAAAGCCATACAAGCCTACATTTCGGAAATTGAGATATATCTGGATAAGAAAGATATGTCGGTTTACAAATTACGTCTTTCCGAAACAGCCACCAATTATACGGAATATGAGTTTTACAACAAGAGATTTAATGCTTTGAAAGATGAAACAAAGTTTTCTATTCGCTAA
- a CDS encoding polysaccharide deacetylase family protein, which produces MIVEILITLLIIFLVYASCNIRSNIYLKVFCKKQTEDKIVAITFDDGPDPIQTPKVLQVLKEQQIPACFFCIGHKIQENEELIRQIIYEGHLIGNHSFTHTNHFPLYSLSRMKKDLQACQFALERVTSQKIKLFRPPFGVTNPTIAKAVRILGYTPVGWNIRTLDTLQLSKEKVLKRIQKRLRPGSIILLHDRMPDSDLLLKKILNLIKEQGYTVVRLDSML; this is translated from the coding sequence ATGATAGTAGAAATCCTGATCACATTACTGATTATCTTTCTAGTCTATGCATCTTGCAACATCCGTTCTAACATCTATCTCAAGGTATTTTGCAAGAAACAGACTGAAGATAAAATTGTAGCTATCACCTTTGATGATGGACCGGACCCGATACAAACTCCCAAAGTATTGCAAGTACTCAAAGAACAACAAATACCGGCTTGTTTCTTCTGCATCGGTCACAAAATACAAGAGAATGAAGAGTTGATCCGACAAATCATCTACGAAGGACATCTGATTGGTAATCATTCTTTTACCCACACTAATCATTTTCCCTTGTACAGCCTGTCGAGGATGAAAAAAGACTTGCAAGCTTGCCAGTTTGCATTAGAACGAGTAACTTCGCAGAAAATCAAGTTATTCCGCCCACCGTTTGGAGTCACGAATCCTACTATAGCAAAAGCTGTCCGCATATTGGGATACACTCCTGTTGGCTGGAATATCAGAACACTCGATACACTGCAACTTTCCAAAGAGAAAGTTTTGAAGCGTATTCAGAAAAGGTTACGCCCCGGTTCTATCATCCTTCTACACGATCGGATGCCGGACAGTGACCTGCTATTAAAAAAGATACTTAACTTAATTAAAGAACAGGGATATACAGTTGTCCGTCTGGACAGCATGTTATAA
- a CDS encoding beta-ketoacyl synthase chain length factor, translated as MLPVYINHIASIHADTVSGESPYLSANEPDYKSIITNATLRRRMSRIIKMGVACGLECISTLPSEKVHAIITATGLGCLADTEKFLNTIIENEEQLLNPTPFIQSTFNTIGAQIALLRQIHAYNMTYVHRGLSFESALLDGMMRIWEGDENVLIGAIDEITPNSHTIQQRLGLLRSIQAGEGAQFFLLGREITESTLAELAGISTFIHANSTQEVAEKIHRFLQSNRLTAGQVDWFVTGKNGNPKGDTLYTDLENSLFPTATCTTFKNECGEYPTASSFALWKVAKTFEENLNPGQTVLIYNHYHSINHSLILIRKRQ; from the coding sequence ATGCTACCTGTCTATATCAATCATATTGCTTCTATTCACGCGGATACTGTTTCCGGAGAATCCCCTTATTTATCCGCCAACGAACCGGACTACAAGAGTATTATCACAAATGCCACACTACGGAGGCGTATGAGCCGGATCATCAAAATGGGAGTTGCCTGCGGACTGGAATGTATCAGTACCCTACCTTCCGAAAAAGTACATGCGATCATCACCGCAACCGGACTCGGATGCCTGGCAGATACAGAGAAGTTCCTGAACACAATCATTGAGAATGAAGAACAACTACTGAATCCGACACCCTTTATCCAGTCAACCTTCAACACCATCGGAGCCCAAATAGCATTACTCCGCCAGATACATGCTTACAACATGACGTATGTGCACCGGGGATTAAGTTTCGAAAGTGCACTATTGGACGGTATGATGAGAATCTGGGAAGGTGATGAAAATGTCCTTATAGGAGCTATTGATGAGATTACCCCTAACAGTCACACTATACAACAACGCCTGGGACTGCTAAGGAGCATACAAGCAGGCGAAGGTGCTCAGTTCTTCCTGCTGGGACGAGAAATCACCGAATCCACATTAGCAGAACTTGCCGGTATATCAACTTTTATTCATGCGAACAGTACACAGGAAGTAGCTGAAAAGATTCATCGCTTTTTGCAAAGCAACCGATTAACAGCCGGACAAGTCGATTGGTTTGTTACCGGTAAAAATGGAAACCCGAAAGGAGATACCCTGTATACTGATTTAGAAAACAGCCTGTTTCCCACAGCAACATGCACTACCTTTAAGAATGAATGTGGTGAATATCCTACGGCATCTTCCTTTGCTTTATGGAAAGTGGCTAAAACTTTTGAAGAGAATCTAAATCCGGGACAGACAGTTCTGATATATAATCATTATCACTCCATTAACCATTCACTTATTTTAATCCGGAAAAGACAATGA
- a CDS encoding beta-ketoacyl-[acyl-carrier-protein] synthase family protein: MKIYVTGLGVVSGIGLGVAENIASLRKHQHGMGKVTLFPTELNVPVSEVKYSNEELKRLLSLDIQKTFSRTALLGMLAAREAVDDARLDLNTLRVGFISSTSVGGMDLSEHFYNAFKKDNRKGRLREVISHDCGASTEMIADYLKVNDFVTTISTACSSAANAIMLGARMIRNGQLDTAIVGGTDALCKFTLNGFNSLMILDKEHCRPFDASRAGLNLGEGAGYIVLQSEKLLRKEPYCLLSGYSNVNEAFHQTGSSPEGNGPFWSMTEAIAKSEIPPEEIDYINVHGTGTPSNDLSEGLAIRRIFGDKTPPFSSVKAFIGHTLGASEGIEAVYSVLSVYHGCIYPNLNFKEPIGENKLMPETSFREGLPIRNVLSNSFGFGGNDSSILFSTLKEK; encoded by the coding sequence ATGAAGATATATGTAACTGGTTTAGGTGTTGTTTCAGGTATTGGTCTGGGTGTTGCAGAAAATATAGCTTCACTCAGGAAACATCAGCATGGTATGGGGAAAGTAACCCTTTTCCCAACGGAACTGAATGTACCCGTATCAGAAGTAAAATACAGTAATGAAGAACTAAAACGGTTACTCTCTTTAGATATACAAAAAACGTTTTCCCGGACAGCCTTATTAGGCATGTTAGCTGCCCGGGAAGCAGTCGATGACGCCCGGTTAGATTTGAATACTTTGCGTGTAGGTTTCATTTCTTCCACCTCTGTAGGCGGTATGGATTTGAGTGAACATTTCTACAATGCCTTTAAAAAGGACAATAGAAAAGGAAGATTACGGGAAGTCATCTCTCATGACTGCGGTGCAAGTACTGAAATGATAGCGGATTATCTGAAAGTAAATGACTTTGTAACCACTATCAGTACAGCCTGTTCATCAGCAGCTAATGCTATCATGTTAGGAGCCCGCATGATCAGGAACGGTCAACTGGACACTGCCATTGTAGGAGGTACAGATGCCTTGTGCAAGTTTACCCTCAACGGCTTCAACTCACTTATGATTTTGGATAAGGAACACTGCCGTCCTTTTGACGCATCCCGTGCAGGCCTCAACTTAGGAGAAGGAGCCGGATATATTGTCCTTCAATCAGAGAAATTACTCCGGAAAGAGCCTTATTGCTTATTAAGCGGATATTCGAATGTGAATGAAGCTTTTCATCAGACCGGCAGTTCACCCGAAGGAAACGGACCATTCTGGTCTATGACAGAAGCCATAGCTAAGAGTGAAATCCCTCCCGAAGAGATTGATTATATCAATGTACATGGCACAGGAACTCCAAGTAATGATCTTTCAGAAGGACTTGCTATCCGGCGGATTTTTGGTGATAAAACTCCTCCGTTCAGTTCTGTCAAAGCGTTTATTGGTCATACATTAGGAGCTTCGGAAGGAATTGAAGCGGTTTATTCTGTTCTCTCCGTATATCATGGTTGCATCTATCCCAATCTGAACTTCAAAGAACCTATAGGAGAAAACAAGTTGATGCCCGAAACCTCATTCCGCGAGGGACTACCCATTCGTAATGTACTATCGAATTCTTTTGGATTCGGTGGAAATGATTCTTCGATCCTGTTTTCCACATTAAAAGAGAAATGA
- a CDS encoding phosphopantetheine-binding protein, with translation MEELIEKLKRELIEELNLEEVTPEEIDPNEPLFGDGGLGLDSIDALEIILILERNYGIKIKNPAEGKQIFYSIRTLANYISENQK, from the coding sequence ATGGAAGAATTAATAGAAAAACTAAAAAGAGAATTAATAGAAGAACTGAATCTTGAAGAAGTCACACCCGAAGAGATTGATCCCAATGAGCCTCTGTTTGGTGACGGTGGTTTAGGACTTGATTCTATTGACGCACTTGAAATTATTCTTATTTTAGAGCGTAACTATGGAATCAAAATAAAGAATCCTGCAGAAGGGAAACAGATTTTCTACTCAATACGTACATTGGCTAACTATATCTCTGAAAATCAAAAATAA
- a CDS encoding beta-ketoacyl synthase N-terminal-like domain-containing protein, translated as MEHPITVYITADTLISSLGANTRENIKAIREYRSGITRHEAGIISDTSILAATIQPEQWERAKKLGTYTRLEQLFILAIQDILSHSEMNLADKDCGLILSTTKGNIDLLANHPDDLDIRVHLWEMGRRISEYFQAGNRVEVISNACISGVSALIVAKRWIESGKYKKVIVAGGDILSHFITSGFLSFRSISSERCRPYDARRDGLNLGEACGAILLSSEGNDTDIILSGGAISNDANHISGPSRTGDGLYFAIRQAMEEAAVLAEDVSFMNTHGTATVYNDEMESKAIHLAGLETVPVHSLKSYFGHTLGASGVIESIICIHELKENVLFGTLGYEKPGVSMPILVQADHQEIPMKHCIKTASGFGGCNAAIVLTLPAYQKQSSRVQSPVTVHTTATVSIENSCLSMNGETVFSSSAPNFAQFVREAYKNTGGSNMKFYKMDDLCKLGYTAVEYLLKEKNFQPEEIGILLVNAAASLNTDIRHQMIINQEGDHAASPTVFVYTLPNVVAGEICIRHKIQGENTFFIEKEFDADKLEEYARIVMKKSNLKACITGWCNLLMEEYKADFKLIEVQH; from the coding sequence ATGGAACATCCTATAACTGTATATATCACAGCTGATACTCTGATCAGTTCTTTAGGAGCAAATACCCGGGAGAATATAAAAGCAATCCGGGAATATCGGAGCGGAATCACCAGGCATGAAGCAGGAATCATATCTGATACTTCTATATTAGCTGCCACGATTCAACCGGAACAATGGGAAAGAGCAAAGAAATTGGGTACGTACACACGCTTGGAACAATTATTCATACTTGCCATTCAGGATATTCTGTCCCATTCCGAAATGAATCTGGCGGATAAAGACTGCGGCCTCATCCTATCCACTACTAAAGGTAATATCGACCTGTTGGCCAATCATCCCGACGACCTTGATATCAGAGTTCATCTATGGGAAATGGGAAGAAGAATAAGCGAATATTTTCAGGCCGGCAACCGGGTAGAAGTTATTTCTAATGCCTGCATATCAGGAGTATCCGCTTTGATTGTAGCAAAGCGGTGGATCGAATCCGGCAAATACAAGAAAGTCATAGTAGCGGGAGGTGATATCCTCTCCCACTTCATTACCAGCGGATTTCTATCTTTCAGATCCATCAGTTCCGAAAGATGCCGCCCTTATGATGCCCGGAGAGACGGACTCAATTTAGGAGAGGCCTGTGGTGCTATCCTGCTGAGTTCGGAAGGAAACGATACGGATATCATCCTGTCCGGAGGAGCCATTAGTAACGATGCCAATCATATTTCAGGCCCGTCACGTACAGGAGACGGACTTTACTTCGCCATACGGCAGGCCATGGAAGAAGCCGCAGTCCTTGCCGAAGACGTTAGTTTCATGAATACACATGGAACGGCTACTGTCTATAACGATGAAATGGAATCGAAAGCTATTCATTTAGCCGGATTGGAAACCGTTCCGGTTCATAGTTTGAAATCTTATTTCGGTCATACTTTAGGGGCATCGGGAGTGATTGAATCTATTATCTGTATTCACGAACTAAAGGAAAACGTACTATTCGGCACATTAGGCTATGAAAAGCCCGGTGTCAGCATGCCTATTCTGGTGCAAGCTGACCATCAGGAAATACCCATGAAGCATTGTATCAAAACAGCATCCGGTTTCGGAGGTTGTAATGCTGCTATCGTATTGACACTTCCCGCATATCAAAAACAGTCCTCAAGAGTACAATCACCGGTGACAGTTCATACAACCGCAACTGTTTCCATTGAGAATAGCTGTTTAAGTATGAATGGAGAGACCGTTTTTTCATCATCTGCCCCAAACTTTGCGCAGTTTGTCCGCGAAGCATATAAAAATACAGGCGGAAGTAACATGAAATTCTACAAAATGGACGACCTTTGCAAACTGGGATATACTGCTGTTGAATATCTGTTAAAGGAGAAAAACTTTCAACCGGAAGAAATAGGTATATTGCTGGTTAATGCTGCCGCCTCACTGAATACGGATATTCGTCATCAGATGATTATCAATCAGGAAGGTGACCATGCAGCCAGTCCGACGGTATTTGTATACACTCTGCCTAACGTTGTAGCAGGTGAGATATGTATCCGTCATAAAATACAAGGAGAAAATACTTTCTTCATAGAAAAAGAATTCGATGCAGACAAATTGGAAGAATATGCACGAATTGTAATGAAGAAAAGTAATTTAAAAGCTTGCATCACCGGATGGTGCAACCTTTTAATGGAAGAGTATAAAGCTGATTTTAAACTAATAGAAGTACAACATTGA
- a CDS encoding acyl-CoA thioesterase encodes MRQKTNLHTPALIDRTTIKVRFSEIDSMQIVWHGEYVCYFEDGRESFGKHYSLGYMDIYSEGYMVPIVELNCQFKQSLSFGEEVIIETRYISCEAAKIKFEYVLYRATDNNIVATGSTTQVFLNTNRELELATPAFYQEWKRKWNIL; translated from the coding sequence ATGAGGCAAAAAACGAATCTGCATACACCTGCACTCATTGACCGCACCACAATAAAGGTACGTTTCAGTGAAATAGACTCCATGCAAATCGTATGGCATGGTGAATATGTATGCTATTTTGAGGATGGAAGAGAGTCTTTCGGAAAGCATTATAGTTTAGGATATATGGATATCTACAGTGAAGGATATATGGTACCCATCGTTGAATTAAATTGCCAATTTAAGCAATCCTTATCCTTCGGTGAAGAAGTTATCATTGAAACCCGATACATTTCTTGTGAAGCTGCCAAGATTAAATTCGAATATGTACTATACCGGGCCACAGACAACAATATCGTTGCTACCGGAAGTACAACTCAGGTTTTTCTAAATACTAACAGGGAGCTGGAGTTAGCAACTCCGGCCTTTTATCAGGAGTGGAAAAGGAAATGGAACATCCTATAA
- a CDS encoding hydroxymyristoyl-ACP dehydratase — protein MKRTPIISGEGILNLIPQRPPIVMVDSFCGIEDNCSYSGLTVTDDNIFCQEGKLQEAGIIEHIAQSAAARIGYIYLQKNEPVPLGFIGSVDKLTLHRLPETGQELSTEITVIQEVFDITLVSACVSTTEGVIAECRMKIFLDKK, from the coding sequence ATGAAAAGAACTCCTATCATATCCGGTGAAGGAATCCTGAACCTGATACCACAACGACCGCCAATCGTTATGGTAGATTCATTCTGTGGCATTGAAGATAATTGTTCCTATTCAGGTCTCACAGTCACTGACGATAATATCTTCTGCCAGGAAGGCAAATTGCAGGAAGCAGGTATTATTGAACACATAGCCCAATCGGCAGCGGCACGGATCGGATATATCTATTTACAGAAAAATGAACCGGTACCCTTAGGCTTTATCGGTTCGGTAGATAAATTAACCCTTCATCGTTTACCGGAGACAGGACAGGAATTATCCACTGAAATTACGGTTATTCAGGAGGTATTCGACATTACTTTGGTATCTGCTTGTGTAAGTACTACGGAAGGAGTGATTGCAGAATGTAGGATGAAAATATTTTTAGATAAGAAATGA
- a CDS encoding class I SAM-dependent methyltransferase yields MKLFPSLQKKYAKERFTAVQAQRLAQEIAFGPVVFQVSRLMLKFGIFRLLSDNREGLSLEQISQKTELSRYAAQVLLEASLTIGTVLVKDDQYILAKAGWFLLNDEMAQVNMNFNQDVNYKGLFHLEEALVNGRPEGLKELGDWPTIYEGLSDLPGQAQKSWFGFDHFYSDNSFDQALEIVFSHSPRTLLDVGGNTGRWATKCVQYNKKVEVTIMDLPQQLEMMKQKTEKISGHERIHGHGVNLLDENVPFPKGFDAIWMSQFLDCFSEKEVISILSRAAQSMSTEGRLYIMETFWDRQKFETAAYCLTQISIYFTAMANGNSKMYHSDDMARCIQESGLEIEEIYDNLGLGHSIVKCKLK; encoded by the coding sequence ATGAAACTATTCCCTTCATTACAAAAGAAATATGCCAAAGAGCGATTCACCGCTGTGCAAGCACAGCGATTGGCTCAGGAAATCGCTTTTGGCCCCGTCGTATTTCAGGTCTCACGCCTGATGCTGAAATTCGGTATTTTCCGCCTGCTATCCGATAATCGGGAAGGTCTGTCACTGGAACAGATCAGCCAGAAAACCGAATTATCCAGATATGCAGCACAAGTTCTACTGGAAGCCTCCCTCACCATAGGTACTGTATTGGTAAAAGACGATCAATATATACTGGCAAAGGCCGGATGGTTCCTGTTGAACGATGAGATGGCACAAGTGAACATGAATTTTAATCAGGACGTCAATTACAAAGGTCTGTTCCACCTGGAAGAAGCGTTGGTAAATGGCCGCCCCGAAGGTTTGAAAGAACTGGGAGACTGGCCTACTATTTACGAGGGATTATCCGACTTACCCGGGCAGGCACAGAAAAGCTGGTTCGGCTTCGACCATTTTTATTCGGACAATTCTTTCGATCAGGCACTCGAAATCGTATTCAGCCACTCTCCCCGAACTCTGCTTGATGTAGGAGGCAATACAGGTAGATGGGCTACCAAATGTGTGCAATACAACAAGAAAGTAGAAGTTACCATTATGGATTTACCCCAACAACTGGAAATGATGAAGCAAAAGACGGAAAAAATTTCCGGCCACGAGCGTATTCATGGACATGGTGTAAATCTTCTCGATGAAAATGTACCTTTCCCGAAAGGTTTTGATGCGATCTGGATGAGTCAGTTTCTGGATTGTTTTTCCGAGAAAGAAGTTATCAGTATACTCTCACGGGCTGCTCAGTCCATGTCTACAGAAGGGCGACTCTACATCATGGAAACATTCTGGGACCGACAGAAGTTCGAAACTGCTGCCTACTGCCTGACACAGATCAGTATATACTTTACTGCTATGGCAAATGGTAACAGCAAAATGTATCACTCCGACGATATGGCACGGTGCATTCAAGAATCAGGGCTGGAAATAGAGGAAATATATGATAACCTGGGATTGGGACACAGTATTGTAAAATGTAAGCTGAAATGA
- a CDS encoding acyltransferase has product MWKGKTRGGVSGYLFFIYLIRYCGVKAAYGFLSLIVLYFIPFAPKATKSIWQYARRILKRNRIQSVGLLLNNYYRLGQILIDKVAIGNGMIDKYHFKFNHYQEFLNVLDGDQGVIMIGAHVGNWEIGTPFFNDYSKKMNVVMYDAEHQKIKEILKKNGQQQPYKIIPVNEDNLAHIFKITEALDHKEYVCFQGDRYLNADKLLTCKFMGHEARFPIGPFLLASRMKVPVVFYFAMREAKQTYHFHFILAEQVSGSKEKRAEQLLLEQYVNALEKIIGQYPEQWFNYYSFWKPSE; this is encoded by the coding sequence ATGTGGAAAGGTAAAACCCGTGGCGGTGTATCCGGATACCTGTTTTTCATTTACCTGATCAGGTATTGTGGTGTAAAAGCCGCTTATGGTTTTCTGTCTCTGATTGTTCTTTATTTTATTCCGTTCGCTCCGAAAGCAACAAAGAGTATCTGGCAATATGCCCGTCGTATTTTAAAACGAAACCGCATACAGTCGGTGGGACTATTGCTGAACAACTATTATCGTTTGGGACAGATACTTATAGACAAGGTAGCCATTGGAAATGGAATGATCGACAAGTATCATTTCAAGTTCAACCACTATCAGGAGTTTCTAAATGTATTGGATGGAGATCAGGGAGTAATCATGATCGGTGCACATGTTGGCAATTGGGAAATCGGAACTCCTTTTTTCAATGACTACAGCAAGAAAATGAATGTGGTGATGTACGATGCCGAACATCAAAAGATTAAAGAAATACTGAAAAAGAACGGGCAGCAGCAACCTTACAAGATTATACCGGTCAACGAAGATAATCTGGCACATATATTTAAAATTACAGAGGCACTGGATCATAAAGAATATGTCTGTTTTCAAGGAGACCGCTATCTGAATGCAGATAAACTACTGACTTGCAAGTTCATGGGACACGAAGCACGTTTTCCAATCGGTCCTTTCCTGTTGGCATCGCGGATGAAAGTTCCGGTAGTCTTCTATTTTGCCATGCGGGAGGCTAAACAAACCTATCATTTCCATTTTATACTTGCGGAGCAAGTGTCCGGTTCGAAAGAGAAAAGAGCAGAACAATTATTATTGGAACAATATGTGAATGCTCTGGAAAAAATAATCGGCCAATATCCCGAACAATGGTTTAACTATTATTCTTTCTGGAAGCCATCTGAATAA
- a CDS encoding acyl carrier protein, producing MTHEEIIEKIRETLSEEFEVDIDLIQPDAPLMQTLELDSLDLVDMVVLIEKNFGFNVTGQDFVGIKTFQDFYNLVITRMAENKNE from the coding sequence ATGACCCACGAAGAAATCATTGAAAAGATAAGAGAAACCTTATCCGAGGAATTTGAAGTAGATATCGATCTTATCCAGCCTGATGCTCCGCTCATGCAAACCCTTGAGTTAGACAGTCTGGACTTGGTAGATATGGTAGTGTTGATTGAAAAGAACTTCGGTTTTAATGTAACCGGGCAAGATTTTGTCGGAATCAAAACGTTCCAGGACTTCTATAATCTCGTCATCACACGTATGGCCGAAAACAAAAACGAATAA
- a CDS encoding beta-ketoacyl-[acyl-carrier-protein] synthase family protein: protein MRRVVITGMGIYSCIGKNLSEVTDSLYNGKSGIGIDPQRKEMGYLSALTGLLERPDLKKMLDRRKRLCLPEQGEYAYLASVEAFKNAGIDEAFLEANEVGVLYGNDSSTAPIINAVDIIREKKNTVLVGSGSIFQSMNSTVSMNLSVIFKLRGVNFTISGACASGSHAIGMGYLLIKSGLQDCILCGGAQEVNPFSVGSFDGLSAFSNREAEPQKASRPFDKNRDGLVPSGGGASLVLESYESAVRRGAPILAEIIGYGFSSNGDHISVPNIDGPKRSLEMAIRNAGIALDEIKYINAHATSTPIGDLNEAKAIAEVFEGHRPYVTSTKSMTGHEMWMAGASEVIYSTLMMQNNFIAPNLNFEEPDEASAQLNIPAQRVNMEFDTFLSNSFGFGGTNSTLIIKKVK from the coding sequence ATGAGAAGAGTTGTCATTACAGGAATGGGGATTTACTCATGCATCGGCAAAAACCTGAGCGAAGTAACAGACTCATTATATAACGGTAAATCGGGCATCGGCATTGATCCTCAACGGAAAGAGATGGGATATCTGTCTGCACTGACCGGCTTATTGGAGCGCCCTGATCTCAAAAAGATGCTGGACAGACGAAAACGTCTCTGCCTGCCTGAACAAGGAGAATATGCCTATCTGGCAAGTGTGGAAGCCTTCAAAAATGCAGGTATCGATGAAGCATTCCTGGAAGCGAACGAAGTAGGAGTACTCTATGGAAATGATAGTAGCACTGCACCGATTATTAATGCTGTGGATATTATCCGGGAAAAGAAGAATACCGTCCTGGTAGGTTCCGGTTCTATCTTCCAGTCGATGAATTCAACTGTGTCGATGAACCTGTCAGTCATCTTTAAACTCAGAGGAGTAAACTTCACAATCTCCGGTGCTTGTGCAAGCGGTTCCCACGCCATTGGCATGGGATATCTGCTTATCAAATCGGGATTGCAGGACTGCATTCTTTGTGGTGGCGCACAGGAAGTTAATCCATTCTCTGTGGGTAGCTTCGACGGGTTAAGTGCATTTTCCAACCGTGAAGCTGAACCCCAGAAAGCATCCAGACCTTTTGATAAAAACAGGGACGGGCTTGTACCCAGCGGAGGTGGCGCCAGCCTGGTACTGGAAAGTTATGAATCAGCTGTCAGGCGAGGAGCCCCCATACTGGCAGAAATTATCGGCTACGGTTTTTCATCCAACGGAGATCACATATCTGTTCCTAATATAGACGGGCCAAAGCGTTCATTGGAAATGGCCATCCGGAATGCCGGAATCGCATTGGATGAAATTAAATACATCAATGCGCACGCCACTTCTACACCAATAGGTGACTTGAATGAAGCAAAAGCCATAGCAGAGGTATTTGAAGGACATCGCCCATACGTGACGTCCACCAAGTCTATGACCGGTCACGAAATGTGGATGGCAGGTGCCAGTGAAGTAATCTATTCTACTTTAATGATGCAAAATAACTTCATTGCTCCCAATCTGAATTTCGAAGAGCCGGATGAAGCATCTGCCCAACTTAATATCCCCGCCCAACGAGTAAATATGGAATTTGATACATTCCTCTCAAACTCATTCGGATTCGGAGGAACCAATTCTACATTAATTATTAAAAAAGTAAAGTAA